A genomic window from Cytobacillus suaedae includes:
- a CDS encoding type II secretion system protein, with the protein MLLPKNNQRGFTLIEILLVLTVLSVITSVSFLQLKPVVEAKKIQSFFQTLENDLLFAQNYAMSHSESVYVYFMDHEFHYKVLVGSSKREVLRRNYSNNITIPYNNLTHGVIYLSNGNLSKSGTILFDIKGEVYKITFLLGKGRFYVTQV; encoded by the coding sequence GTGCTACTCCCTAAAAATAATCAACGTGGCTTTACTCTTATTGAAATCCTCCTTGTGTTGACTGTTTTATCCGTAATTACCTCTGTTTCTTTTCTTCAATTAAAACCGGTAGTTGAAGCTAAAAAAATCCAATCCTTTTTTCAAACACTAGAAAACGATCTGCTCTTTGCACAAAACTATGCAATGAGTCATAGCGAATCAGTATATGTGTATTTTATGGATCATGAATTTCACTACAAGGTCTTAGTTGGTTCCTCCAAGAGAGAGGTCCTAAGACGCAACTATTCAAATAATATTACCATTCCATACAACAATTTAACGCATGGTGTTATTTATCTCTCAAATGGAAACCTTTCGAAATCAGGAACGATACTATTTGATATTAAAGGTGAGGTATATAAAATCACATTCTTACTTGGGAAAGGGCGTTTTTATGTTACACAAGTGTGA
- a CDS encoding prepilin-type N-terminal cleavage/methylation domain-containing protein, which produces MNNERGFTFLEMLVSLSILMLLLTFLVGLLAIIKEPKAGINKLEWELFIQQAKQEIYQSTQISHINTTLTFFKNNEETVTYELYGTSIRRRVNGAGHEILLQNVSVVKYELLNNGVAIEAIDKHNNVFRSQLFSVFPLG; this is translated from the coding sequence ATGAACAATGAAAGAGGTTTTACATTCTTAGAAATGCTTGTTTCACTTTCTATCCTAATGCTCCTACTCACTTTCTTAGTAGGTTTGCTAGCTATTATAAAAGAGCCAAAGGCCGGAATAAATAAGCTTGAATGGGAGCTCTTTATCCAACAAGCGAAACAGGAAATATACCAATCGACTCAGATTTCGCATATAAATACAACCCTTACATTTTTTAAAAATAACGAGGAAACAGTGACCTACGAACTTTATGGTACGAGCATACGTAGAAGAGTGAATGGAGCAGGACATGAAATTTTATTACAAAACGTTAGTGTGGTTAAATATGAGTTACTAAACAATGGAGTAGCTATTGAAGCAATAGATAAACATAACAACGTTTTTAGGTCACAACTATTCTCTGTCTTTCCGTTGGGGTGA
- a CDS encoding polysaccharide biosynthesis protein has protein sequence MTYRQRLSFFIMIDSCFVLTAIFISSFLVNADIHVFTLPIILTSTVILISHQIFSLRYKLYKKAWEYASVGELIIILKGVTFSLVTSAVIQLVMLQEIHFRLLAVTWMLHMLLIGGSRFFWRLYRNTLIKKADNKKRTLIVGAGSAGQMVARQLEQANDSKLVAVAFIDDSSKKQKLDILGLPVVGGVEHIENVVKELAIENIIIAIPSLGKRELNMIFQECAKTKAKTQILPMLEDLITGKVSVSQFRDVQVEDLLGREQVELDIESISEYVTDKVVLVTGAGGSIGSEICRQISKFTPKQLILLGHGENSIYSIEMELKETYGKTDIEFITEIAELQDEKQMMRVMHTYHPHVVYHAAAHKHVPLMEKNPDVAVKNNLIGTRNVANAASWHGVETFVMVSTDKAVNPTSVMGATKRLAEMLIQNMDKYSNTKFVAVRFGNVLGSRGSVIPLFKKQIEKGGPVTVTHPEMVRYFMTIPEASRLVIQAGSLAKGGEIFVLDMGDPVKIVDLAKNLIKLSGNSLDEIGIEYSGMRPGEKLFEELLKDEEVHEEQVYPKIYVGKTANLYISEIEGLISTYTTLSKEELRDELLKLANRKHVPQKLLSVPG, from the coding sequence ATGACCTACCGTCAGAGACTATCATTTTTCATTATGATTGACTCGTGCTTTGTTTTAACAGCCATTTTTATTAGTAGTTTCTTAGTTAATGCAGATATTCATGTATTTACACTACCTATTATTTTAACTTCAACTGTGATTCTTATAAGTCACCAAATCTTCTCATTAAGATATAAGCTTTACAAAAAAGCGTGGGAATACGCTAGTGTTGGCGAACTCATTATTATATTAAAGGGTGTTACATTTTCCCTTGTAACTTCAGCGGTTATACAACTAGTTATGCTCCAAGAGATTCATTTCCGATTACTTGCCGTTACATGGATGCTACATATGCTTTTAATTGGTGGATCTCGCTTCTTTTGGAGATTGTATCGAAATACTTTAATTAAAAAAGCTGATAATAAAAAACGAACTCTCATAGTTGGAGCAGGATCAGCTGGCCAAATGGTTGCTAGACAACTTGAGCAAGCCAATGATAGCAAGTTAGTAGCAGTAGCTTTCATTGACGATAGTTCGAAAAAACAAAAACTCGATATATTGGGTTTACCAGTTGTAGGTGGCGTTGAACATATTGAGAATGTCGTTAAGGAATTAGCAATCGAAAATATTATAATTGCAATTCCATCACTAGGTAAACGTGAACTAAACATGATTTTTCAAGAATGTGCAAAAACGAAAGCGAAAACTCAAATTCTACCAATGTTAGAAGACTTAATTACTGGAAAGGTTTCGGTTAGTCAGTTCCGGGATGTACAAGTAGAAGATTTACTAGGAAGAGAACAAGTTGAGCTTGATATTGAAAGTATATCAGAATATGTGACTGATAAAGTCGTGTTAGTAACGGGAGCTGGTGGGTCGATAGGCTCAGAGATTTGTAGACAAATTTCAAAGTTTACTCCAAAACAGCTGATCCTGTTAGGGCATGGGGAAAATAGTATTTATTCTATTGAAATGGAATTAAAAGAAACCTATGGCAAAACAGATATCGAATTCATAACCGAGATTGCTGAGCTTCAGGATGAAAAGCAAATGATGAGAGTAATGCATACATATCATCCACATGTTGTTTATCATGCTGCAGCTCACAAGCATGTACCACTTATGGAAAAAAATCCTGACGTTGCAGTTAAGAACAATCTTATCGGTACAAGAAATGTGGCCAATGCTGCATCCTGGCACGGGGTTGAAACGTTCGTCATGGTTTCAACCGATAAGGCTGTAAATCCAACAAGTGTGATGGGAGCAACGAAAAGATTAGCGGAAATGCTTATTCAAAATATGGATAAATACAGTAATACAAAATTTGTTGCTGTCCGATTCGGTAATGTGTTAGGCAGTCGAGGCAGTGTCATTCCACTTTTTAAAAAGCAAATCGAAAAAGGTGGACCTGTTACAGTTACCCACCCTGAAATGGTTCGCTATTTTATGACAATACCTGAAGCTTCACGTTTAGTGATCCAAGCTGGTTCCCTTGCAAAAGGTGGGGAAATTTTTGTCCTTGATATGGGAGATCCAGTTAAAATAGTAGATTTGGCAAAAAATCTAATTAAGCTTTCTGGTAATTCACTTGATGAAATTGGCATTGAGTATTCGGGAATGAGACCAGGTGAAAAACTATTTGAAGAACTTCTAAAAGATGAGGAAGTTCATGAAGAGCAGGTTTATCCAAAAATCTATGTTGGAAAAACCGCCAATCTTTATATTAGTGAAATTGAAGGGCTTATCTCTACCTATACAACACTATCAAAAGAAGAACTCAGGGATGAACTGTTAAAGTTAGCGAATCGTAAGCATGTACCTCAGAAGCTATTATCAGTCCCAGGTTAA
- a CDS encoding prepilin-type N-terminal cleavage/methylation domain-containing protein, with protein sequence MNERGFTLIEMIIVLFVISILLLITIPNITSHNAVIKDKGCDALIKMVQAQVQVFEIENETIPTLEELKTGNYINTDRCPGGNPIVIDSITGEVSESATP encoded by the coding sequence ATGAATGAAAGAGGCTTTACACTTATAGAAATGATCATCGTTTTGTTTGTCATTTCAATTTTATTACTAATTACAATTCCGAACATTACTTCTCACAATGCTGTCATAAAAGATAAGGGATGTGATGCACTCATCAAAATGGTTCAGGCACAAGTACAAGTATTTGAAATAGAGAATGAGACAATTCCGACACTGGAGGAACTTAAAACGGGTAATTATATTAATACTGACAGATGTCCCGGTGGAAACCCAATTGTAATCGATTCAATTACTGGAGAAGTTTCTGAAAGTGCTACTCCCTAA
- a CDS encoding DUF3889 domain-containing protein: protein MIKKIIVLLFIAMFLSFHYTYVLPLEKVSAESGQLKEGEKWGELAIKEVQEKYKGVLIKEYQYIWHEEKKDGTGIKRFKFLLRHFGKEFGVYVTISYDVQSEEVKEIQLMEVVH from the coding sequence ATGATTAAAAAAATTATTGTGTTACTTTTTATAGCTATGTTCCTTAGCTTCCATTATACTTACGTTCTTCCACTGGAAAAAGTTTCAGCCGAATCTGGACAATTAAAGGAAGGCGAAAAATGGGGAGAGCTAGCTATAAAGGAAGTCCAGGAAAAGTACAAGGGTGTTCTAATTAAAGAATATCAATATATTTGGCACGAAGAAAAGAAGGACGGTACTGGTATTAAGCGATTTAAATTTTTATTACGACACTTTGGAAAAGAATTCGGAGTGTATGTGACGATTAGTTATGATGTACAGTCAGAAGAGGTAAAAGAGATACAACTAATGGAGGTTGTGCATTAA
- a CDS encoding type II secretion system F family protein — protein MTKNKWKPQEQVVFLKRLGELLDHGYSLTQGIEFLQLQMSEKCRRDLQIGLQKLKEGDSFYSILTDLKFHKDVLAYLFFAQKQGDISFALREGSLILARRIEHIAKLKKMISYPLFLIFFVCCIVIVLVKILLPQFVGLYHSMNLDTSFFISILLNFSNLSKIVFYVVLVFLVLSLLLYFLYFTRLSAIKKMRLIVKVPFINKWIRLLNSHFFSVQLSNLLKGGLSIYEAIRSFEEQKHSEFFREEAIEIKSLLTSGERLDHIISTRTYFDQELAQIIKHGQSHGNLDQELYHYSHYTLEQLDSKIATFLKVSQPLLFTSIGLIIVSMYMAIMLPMFKLINSI, from the coding sequence ATGACAAAGAATAAATGGAAGCCTCAGGAACAAGTGGTCTTTTTAAAAAGATTAGGAGAATTACTGGATCATGGCTATTCTCTCACACAAGGCATTGAATTTCTGCAGTTACAAATGAGTGAAAAATGTAGGCGGGATTTACAAATAGGGTTGCAAAAACTAAAGGAGGGGGATAGCTTTTATAGCATTCTAACAGATTTAAAGTTTCATAAAGATGTACTTGCTTATTTATTTTTTGCTCAAAAACAAGGAGATATTTCTTTTGCACTTCGAGAAGGTAGTTTGATATTGGCTCGAAGAATTGAACATATAGCAAAGCTTAAGAAAATGATTAGTTATCCACTTTTCCTCATTTTCTTTGTTTGTTGCATTGTAATTGTCCTAGTTAAAATTCTCTTACCACAGTTTGTGGGGCTCTATCATTCAATGAACCTAGATACGTCATTTTTCATCTCCATCCTTCTAAACTTTTCTAACCTTAGTAAAATAGTTTTTTATGTTGTATTAGTCTTCCTTGTGTTAAGTCTCCTCCTTTACTTCTTATATTTTACGCGACTATCAGCAATTAAAAAGATGAGGCTTATAGTAAAAGTACCTTTTATTAATAAGTGGATTAGGCTGCTGAACTCTCATTTTTTCTCAGTTCAACTTAGTAACTTACTCAAAGGTGGACTCTCAATTTATGAGGCAATTAGATCCTTTGAGGAGCAAAAGCACTCAGAATTTTTTAGAGAAGAAGCAATTGAAATAAAGTCATTGCTAACTTCTGGTGAAAGATTAGATCATATCATTTCTACAAGAACTTACTTCGATCAAGAACTAGCCCAAATCATTAAACACGGTCAATCTCACGGGAATCTTGATCAAGAACTATATCATTATAGCCATTACACATTAGAGCAATTAGATAGTAAAATAGCGACCTTCCTAAAAGTTAGCCAGCCACTTTTGTTTACGAGTATTGGACTAATTATCGTATCAATGTACATGGCAATCATGCTACCTATGTTTAAGCTAATAAATTCTATATAA
- a CDS encoding shikimate kinase: MRAIYLTGFMGAGKSTIGRELSKALNLPVIDTDDYIEKNKVKKIKNIFETEGETAFRSYEREALKVLPIEDVIITTGGGIVIQQENREWMFSHGTVIFLHCDFDIIIERLKHDTSRPLFNHEQITRTEKLYQDRLPFYQEAHYTIDTSNKEVDDIVNEIKVKVKK, translated from the coding sequence ATGAGAGCAATTTATTTAACAGGATTTATGGGAGCGGGTAAATCAACAATTGGTCGAGAACTTAGTAAGGCATTGAATCTGCCAGTGATTGATACTGATGATTACATTGAAAAAAATAAGGTTAAAAAAATTAAGAATATCTTTGAGACAGAGGGAGAAACTGCTTTTCGGTCCTATGAGCGAGAAGCTTTGAAGGTGCTACCAATTGAGGATGTGATAATCACAACTGGTGGGGGAATCGTTATTCAGCAAGAAAATCGTGAATGGATGTTTTCTCATGGAACTGTCATTTTCTTGCACTGTGATTTTGACATCATTATTGAACGGCTTAAACATGATACGTCAAGACCACTATTTAATCATGAGCAAATAACAAGAACAGAAAAATTATACCAAGACCGATTACCTTTTTACCAAGAAGCACACTACACAATTGATACTTCTAATAAAGAAGTGGACGATATTGTTAATGAGATCAAGGTAAAGGTTAAAAAGTAG
- a CDS encoding helix-turn-helix transcriptional regulator → MKHIGDRIKELRIERGMTLKELGEAVQFNYSNLSKIERGSRKPAIDFLEDLSNYFDIDISYFFSYQKTFLNKEGSELFDQTELRLLSEELKKHNITVTELKELALSLGKEIKCSS, encoded by the coding sequence ATGAAGCACATAGGAGACCGTATTAAAGAATTAAGAATTGAACGTGGGATGACGTTAAAGGAATTAGGGGAAGCCGTTCAGTTTAACTACAGCAATTTATCAAAAATTGAACGTGGGAGTAGAAAACCGGCAATTGATTTCTTGGAGGACTTGTCAAATTACTTTGATATTGATATTTCCTATTTCTTCAGTTATCAAAAGACATTTTTGAACAAGGAAGGATCCGAACTATTTGACCAAACTGAACTAAGACTTCTATCTGAGGAATTAAAAAAACATAACATTACAGTTACTGAGTTAAAAGAACTAGCACTATCACTTGGGAAAGAAATAAAATGTAGTTCATAG
- a CDS encoding type II/IV secretion system protein, with product MNPIEQLGDRILQDAYINRVSDIHFVPRRNDAIIQFRLDHELVTKEIIEKQRFDRLVSHFKFLAEMDIGERRRPQNGALSTIIHDHLISLRLSTLPTAYDESLVIRMLPQDTTYPLSQLSLFPNTTKKLISLLKHSHGLILFTGPTGSGKTTTLYSLLGATKKLFNRNIITLEDPIERKNEDVLQVQVNEKAGITYATGLKAILRHDPDIIMVGEIRDAETAQIAVRAALTGHLVLSTMHTRDTKGAIYRLLEFDVSLQEIEQTLIAIAAQRLVTIKCPFCEGQCSSHCKKMRKIRRASVYELLSGRALEEVMKEAKGEKGSGNYLKLRDVIKKGIALGYLDNSEMERWVIKDDKE from the coding sequence TTGAATCCAATTGAACAATTGGGGGACAGGATTTTGCAGGATGCATATATTAATCGAGTATCTGACATCCATTTTGTTCCTCGCAGAAATGATGCGATTATCCAGTTTAGGCTAGACCACGAACTAGTAACAAAGGAAATCATCGAGAAACAAAGATTTGACCGCCTAGTTTCTCACTTTAAATTCCTTGCCGAAATGGATATTGGAGAAAGACGTCGTCCGCAAAATGGTGCGCTTTCTACAATCATACATGACCACTTAATTAGTTTACGTCTTTCAACATTACCCACCGCCTATGACGAAAGTTTAGTTATCCGAATGCTTCCACAGGATACAACCTACCCATTGTCTCAGCTTTCTCTTTTTCCAAACACTACAAAAAAATTAATCTCACTATTAAAACACTCACATGGCCTTATTTTATTTACCGGCCCGACTGGCTCAGGTAAGACGACTACGCTTTACTCCCTGTTAGGTGCTACAAAAAAACTATTCAACCGAAATATCATTACCCTAGAGGATCCAATCGAGCGAAAGAATGAGGATGTTCTGCAAGTTCAAGTAAATGAAAAAGCAGGTATTACCTATGCAACAGGCCTCAAAGCGATTTTAAGGCATGATCCTGATATCATCATGGTCGGAGAGATTCGTGATGCTGAAACGGCCCAAATTGCTGTACGAGCAGCACTTACAGGTCATTTAGTTCTCTCAACCATGCATACGAGAGATACGAAAGGAGCGATTTATCGTCTATTAGAATTTGATGTCTCTCTCCAAGAAATCGAACAAACACTCATTGCAATCGCAGCACAAAGGCTCGTAACTATTAAATGTCCATTTTGTGAGGGACAATGCTCATCTCATTGTAAAAAGATGAGAAAAATACGCCGTGCTAGTGTTTATGAACTGCTAAGTGGACGAGCGCTAGAAGAGGTAATGAAAGAGGCGAAGGGGGAAAAAGGTAGTGGGAACTACCTAAAGCTACGTGATGTGATCAAAAAGGGGATTGCACTTGGGTATTTGGATAATAGTGAGATGGAACGATGGGTTATTAAAGATGACAAAGAATAA
- a CDS encoding YqzE family protein, whose product MSPNDYVKFMTQQIVSYIDKPKNIRKETRQLRKSERSPFMDQWFGVIPFAFKLLMKKKK is encoded by the coding sequence ATGTCTCCAAATGATTATGTTAAGTTCATGACTCAGCAAATTGTAAGCTATATAGATAAACCCAAAAATATCCGTAAGGAAACCAGACAACTTCGAAAAAGTGAAAGGTCACCTTTTATGGATCAATGGTTTGGCGTAATTCCTTTTGCATTTAAATTATTGATGAAGAAAAAAAAATAA
- a CDS encoding membrane lipoprotein lipid attachment site-containing protein, whose product MKKLVFGIFLLLVLTACSKEVQQEDTFATIKTSKQNNVNQSLIQSLGLDKVAMFDIELYEPRDVKYIEYWVEHYKDGKNQGRLTGAAMSVEPKEDEKVKKFTVSFARTVFNLEDETKYQRWNSSLSDGGTTASSQSLAVKVEDMNLSEGYSGIGDEMKVEHINVPVTLAYAVKDNRDSMTMTNHILGQDESELQEFVSKYKEVFLYRIMFNEEAPSH is encoded by the coding sequence TTGAAAAAGCTAGTCTTTGGCATTTTCTTATTATTAGTATTAACTGCATGTTCCAAAGAGGTACAACAAGAAGACACGTTTGCGACAATCAAGACTTCAAAACAAAATAATGTAAATCAAAGTCTTATTCAATCCCTAGGACTAGATAAAGTAGCTATGTTTGACATCGAACTTTATGAGCCGAGGGATGTTAAATACATCGAGTATTGGGTTGAACATTACAAAGATGGGAAAAACCAAGGACGATTAACAGGTGCAGCGATGAGTGTAGAACCAAAAGAAGATGAAAAAGTAAAGAAATTCACTGTTTCCTTCGCTAGGACGGTCTTTAACCTAGAGGATGAAACCAAATACCAACGTTGGAATTCTTCATTATCTGACGGTGGGACAACAGCATCATCTCAATCATTAGCAGTTAAAGTAGAAGATATGAATTTAAGTGAGGGATATTCAGGTATCGGAGATGAAATGAAAGTTGAGCATATAAATGTTCCAGTAACATTGGCCTATGCTGTGAAAGATAATAGAGATTCAATGACGATGACAAATCATATTCTTGGTCAGGATGAATCTGAATTACAAGAATTTGTTAGTAAGTATAAAGAAGTTTTTCTTTATCGGATTATGTTTAATGAGGAAGCACCGTCACATTAA
- a CDS encoding helix-turn-helix domain-containing protein: protein MIGDRIKSLRKQKGYSITELAVLAGVSKSYLSYIERNLQNNPSLQFLVKIASPLDTSLDFLIGDNTKIESKSEITDKLDDEWRCIIQKAIDDGMSKDDFREYREFIRFKNWRRNRQLRD from the coding sequence ATGATCGGTGATCGTATAAAAAGCTTACGCAAGCAAAAAGGGTATTCTATTACAGAGCTTGCAGTTCTAGCTGGAGTTTCTAAATCATATTTAAGTTATATAGAACGAAATCTTCAAAATAACCCTTCGTTACAGTTTTTAGTAAAGATTGCCTCTCCTCTCGACACTTCCTTAGATTTTTTGATTGGTGATAACACAAAAATTGAATCAAAATCTGAGATTACAGATAAGTTAGATGATGAGTGGAGATGTATTATCCAAAAGGCAATTGATGATGGAATGAGTAAGGATGATTTTAGAGAGTATCGTGAATTCATTCGCTTCAAGAATTGGAGGAGGAATCGTCAACTACGTGATTAA